From a region of the Nitrospira sp. genome:
- a CDS encoding exodeoxyribonuclease V subunit gamma, producing MLRVVTGRFHPSLESSLVDHVRRTKAADPLAPIAIIVPSKPLADRIRTLFTVGHRLSVLNLYVLTFHQLALRLAGEESANRQLPRVIDELFFEQLIRHIVRSKLSSQAPLQRIGQSSGTWGALWATMRDLKDADVDPVQVLQGIREGYFDEDDREWLGALISLYASVKEVGKTLEVGTQDDLAAQLIPCVPTAPFLQSLREVLYYGFYDLTQVQLSLFEAISRVKETTLFFPLEDDPAFGFARRFFDRCIQPLVMSDDGMIRLEPELSTAAPKPIHLTIRSVIGPEEELAAVCRTILDLVETNGYRFDEIGVTARTLDPYSLHLRSIFDHHRIPFRTTAVRPLIQEPICKLVLQLAGLTLNDFYRASVLDVVTSPLYATNLYDGLSESYRPEQWKLLVQVLHITHGVEEWKRLDPASRAALILDGEESIVGSLTIAPDVISLLWQVVSQLIEDCSALPTRGTIGQMVIACRALIERSLCRPGAAGSTAEDVQLAHSALTWDAIDHIWTTLMELEPLNDQMTWAEFVELLAHTFERTTKPLHDASPHGVMVFDVMAARGVPFKALFVLGLNEKVFPRYIREDAFLRDRHRRVLDSTLGFKIDEKLTAYGEEALLFHLSRQAAGQRLYLSHQRADESGRMLAASPYLGEARRWLGHDEQPIDVVPRRLTDRLLQQPATKMFLTPAELTQWLALNAQDPTELMVALGRDAEIFRHAAAALDRIEEDGATLNLFDGMTGAVESHWTRLVERGVAPTPLERYARCPFQYFAADILRLEPSRVSVGQEPDAALVGTLCHSSLRRCYEQLVQAGWPTERVTDEAIQRTIRSSVELAATDLESQYRTGPYLLWELAKELIVTLATAAVEADEKEQAEHPYTPVAFEIDGEGTVPGILEEGALKVRGRIDRLDRNRNSGALQVLDYKFKVGSAMKAEDRNLAQSAVRGYRLQPPLYSCLTVPGQAAPSAPSRVQFLFLAPRWSTAISRSTFNATSWTSETGILIQKSIRTLVDGIRSGRFFILPDGYCDGCEFRVMCRREHAPTWWRAYRAAEPKVLKMLRTQKIADE from the coding sequence ATGCTCCGCGTCGTCACCGGTCGGTTTCATCCGTCTCTCGAATCCTCCCTCGTCGATCATGTCAGGCGTACCAAGGCAGCCGATCCGCTCGCACCAATCGCGATCATCGTTCCATCCAAACCATTGGCCGATCGCATTCGTACCCTTTTCACCGTCGGACACCGGCTGTCGGTCCTGAACTTATACGTCCTCACCTTCCATCAATTGGCCCTACGATTGGCTGGAGAGGAATCTGCAAATCGCCAACTGCCGCGAGTGATCGACGAACTGTTCTTCGAACAATTGATACGTCACATTGTTCGCAGCAAGCTCTCGAGCCAGGCTCCCTTACAGCGAATCGGGCAATCATCCGGTACTTGGGGAGCGCTCTGGGCGACGATGCGCGACCTGAAAGATGCGGATGTCGATCCCGTGCAGGTGCTTCAAGGCATCCGTGAAGGCTATTTCGACGAAGACGACCGGGAATGGCTCGGCGCACTCATTTCGCTCTATGCGTCGGTAAAGGAAGTGGGGAAGACGCTTGAGGTCGGGACGCAAGACGATCTGGCTGCGCAGCTCATCCCCTGTGTTCCGACCGCCCCGTTCCTCCAGTCGCTAAGGGAAGTGCTCTATTACGGGTTCTATGACCTCACACAGGTGCAGCTGTCTCTCTTTGAAGCCATCAGTCGGGTCAAGGAGACCACACTGTTTTTCCCGCTGGAGGACGATCCGGCGTTTGGATTCGCCCGGCGCTTTTTCGATCGCTGCATCCAGCCTCTGGTGATGTCGGACGATGGGATGATCCGATTGGAACCGGAATTGTCCACCGCAGCGCCCAAGCCCATCCACCTCACCATACGGAGCGTGATCGGTCCCGAAGAAGAACTGGCGGCGGTTTGCCGCACGATTCTCGATCTGGTGGAAACGAATGGGTATCGGTTCGACGAGATCGGTGTCACCGCCCGCACGCTGGATCCCTACAGCCTGCATCTGCGATCGATCTTCGATCATCACCGCATCCCTTTTCGCACGACAGCCGTGCGGCCGTTGATTCAGGAACCGATCTGCAAACTGGTGTTGCAGTTGGCGGGCCTGACGTTGAACGATTTTTATCGCGCATCGGTCCTCGATGTCGTGACGTCACCTCTCTATGCCACCAATCTGTATGACGGCCTGTCGGAGTCCTACCGGCCTGAACAGTGGAAGCTCCTGGTTCAAGTTCTGCACATCACCCACGGAGTCGAGGAATGGAAACGGCTGGACCCCGCGAGCCGAGCGGCACTGATTCTTGACGGTGAGGAGAGCATCGTCGGTTCTTTGACCATTGCGCCGGACGTGATCAGCCTTCTCTGGCAGGTCGTCTCACAACTCATCGAGGACTGTTCAGCCCTTCCAACACGGGGGACGATCGGCCAGATGGTCATAGCGTGTCGGGCGCTCATCGAGCGGAGCCTGTGTCGGCCTGGTGCGGCGGGATCGACTGCCGAGGATGTTCAGCTTGCCCACAGCGCGCTGACATGGGACGCCATCGATCATATTTGGACGACGCTCATGGAATTGGAGCCGCTCAACGATCAGATGACCTGGGCCGAGTTTGTGGAGTTGCTGGCTCATACGTTTGAGCGGACGACGAAGCCCCTCCATGATGCATCACCCCATGGGGTGATGGTGTTCGATGTCATGGCGGCTCGCGGGGTGCCCTTCAAAGCCCTGTTCGTCCTCGGCCTGAACGAAAAAGTGTTTCCGCGCTATATCCGAGAAGACGCGTTCCTCCGGGATCGCCATCGGCGAGTGCTGGACTCCACGCTCGGATTTAAGATCGACGAGAAACTGACGGCGTATGGAGAAGAGGCGTTGCTCTTCCACTTATCCCGTCAGGCAGCCGGCCAGCGGCTCTATTTATCCCATCAACGGGCCGATGAATCAGGGCGCATGCTGGCCGCGTCTCCTTATCTCGGAGAAGCCCGCCGCTGGCTGGGCCATGATGAGCAGCCGATAGACGTGGTGCCTCGCCGACTGACCGATCGGCTCTTGCAGCAGCCCGCGACCAAAATGTTCCTGACGCCGGCTGAGCTGACTCAGTGGTTGGCCTTGAACGCGCAGGACCCGACCGAGCTGATGGTAGCGCTGGGGCGTGACGCGGAGATCTTTCGCCATGCGGCAGCGGCGCTTGATCGAATCGAAGAGGACGGGGCAACGTTGAACCTCTTCGATGGAATGACCGGGGCGGTCGAGTCTCATTGGACAAGGCTCGTCGAACGAGGTGTCGCTCCGACACCACTCGAACGGTATGCGCGATGCCCCTTCCAATATTTTGCCGCAGATATTCTGCGGCTCGAACCGAGTCGTGTTTCGGTCGGACAGGAACCGGACGCAGCGCTGGTCGGTACGCTGTGCCATTCGTCGTTGCGTCGTTGTTATGAACAGCTCGTGCAGGCAGGGTGGCCGACTGAACGGGTAACGGACGAAGCAATCCAGCGGACGATCCGTTCGTCGGTCGAGCTGGCGGCGACAGACTTGGAATCACAGTATCGGACAGGTCCCTATCTGCTGTGGGAGCTGGCTAAGGAACTGATTGTGACGCTGGCGACCGCGGCGGTGGAAGCGGACGAGAAGGAGCAGGCCGAGCATCCCTACACCCCCGTTGCATTTGAAATAGACGGGGAAGGGACGGTACCTGGGATTCTCGAGGAAGGAGCGTTGAAGGTCCGCGGCCGGATCGATCGTCTCGACCGGAATCGGAACTCCGGCGCGCTACAGGTCCTCGACTACAAGTTCAAAGTCGGTTCGGCCATGAAAGCGGAAGACCGCAACTTGGCTCAGTCGGCGGTCCGCGGATATCGGTTGCAACCGCCGCTCTATAGCTGCCTCACTGTTCCTGGACAGGCTGCGCCCTCAGCACCGAGCCGTGTGCAGTTCCTATTTCTTGCTCCCCGATGGTCCACAGCGATCAGCCGATCGACGTTCAATGCGACTTCGTGGACGTCTGAAACGGGGATACTTATTCAGAAATCGATCAGAACGCTGGTGGACGGCATCCGTAGCGGACGATTTTTCATTCTTCCGGACGGCTATTGCGACGGATGCGAGTTTCGTGTGATGTGCCGCCGAGAGCATGCTCCGACGTGGTGGAGGGCCTATCGCGCGGCCGAACCGAAAGTGCTGAAGATGCTTCGTACGCAGAAGATTGCCGATGAGTAA
- a CDS encoding metallopeptidase family protein, with protein sequence MAGRNHISSDAFAKLVQQAIADLPPPYAKLMESIAVVVEEEPPEDVLRDLEMDDESDLLGLYQGQSLAADSFFRPGGEAPPQISIYRGPILRLCETPEDVVQEVYDTVVHELGHHVGLDDDEMPY encoded by the coding sequence ATGGCTGGGCGCAACCATATCTCATCCGATGCCTTTGCAAAGCTGGTGCAGCAGGCGATCGCTGACTTGCCCCCTCCCTACGCCAAGCTGATGGAGTCGATCGCCGTGGTTGTCGAAGAGGAGCCGCCGGAAGACGTATTGCGAGACTTGGAGATGGACGACGAGAGCGATTTGCTGGGCCTTTATCAAGGCCAGTCGCTGGCGGCCGATTCATTCTTTAGGCCCGGTGGTGAAGCACCGCCGCAGATCTCCATCTATCGCGGACCGATCCTTCGTCTTTGTGAAACCCCGGAGGACGTAGTGCAGGAAGTCTACGACACGGTGGTCCATGAACTGGGGCATCATGTCGGTTTGGATGATGACGAAATGCCGTACTGA
- a CDS encoding UvrD-helicase domain-containing protein — MSNDFLIPDRLARESAETTFDRNVVVIAGAGTGKTTLLVNRLVYLLMKEPAPVPITQIVALTFTNKAATEMKVRLRERLTILAHPEAGSMRSTDGGVVSLDALRARYGLSADAVAARAQAGLNDLEKAQIGTLHSFAAHVLRLHPLESVVDPDFKEDDGLRFEEQFTAAWDCWLDQELSLAGQHHRVWRSVLSSTTLEAVRTLTRSLCSELVDLDALQHQLESTAVPPAMSRWIQQMDVQAEQLLKAYDRPKRRKVEHMLAATVSLMHLMTEKGLAGREDLTTEEREWLDKDLGNAVAGWEKADFREAGILIETAQQLLSVDHEFLTNLLKLVIPLVRNIRDAFARQGWISFDGLLARARALLFEHPSVRERIKRDYRAVLVDEFQDTDPVQYEIILAVSERQGNQAAHWREMVLEPGKLFIVGDPKQSIYAFRRADIEAFDLVVEKVTADGGVSQTLTTNFRSDAAVLEPVNEVFDRLFERRSLVQPANVRLEVRPQRRPASIEPGVRLCVTRPDSEDETFDAAGATRAESEVLVRWLAEEVLSRASMKPGCVALLFRKLTQADAYLDALRRHNIPYVIEGEKHFYRRQEVIDFVNLLRVLDHPHDEIAMAGLLRSPLGGLTDRDLYELKQAGQFDYLHAVRLETWPHGCASAVRRLFEHLAWLHRAIAVLPLVEAIKLIFDRLPVLDLAAASLHGEQAVANLMKIKQTAAALADRPHMTLSGFVDLMIARLEEQPDESESPLAEESLEAVHVLTIHKAKGLEFPIVVLPGLHQGSGRERSTPQVSHDWSSGTYGLSLERYQSLGALLVHNKLRLREEAERRRVLYVGMTRAKELLLLSGGITARSVGETVFELLQNIGTGEIGAVSTEALKIGGSSIPHRVVAAPERKRPRRRLGKAGGGTLIDPHEIAELWKARTVRWKEACETPSHLTPTVLGKRVALIRGETTSVRPDAAVGRLAGVVAHRLLERWDFSQDPSGLLEQVVTAIQAALGPDDQSYAGAVAESVHDLLATFGRSEAYARLRSAQILGREVPFVIPWGDRQVMEGIIDLIYRLDGELWVADYKTDTVSPDQAAGRAELYRPQSEVYKVAVRQSLGVEAVRFHCLFLRCATVVEL; from the coding sequence ATGAGTAACGACTTTCTGATACCGGATCGCTTGGCCAGGGAGTCGGCCGAGACGACCTTCGACCGCAATGTCGTTGTCATAGCCGGAGCGGGAACCGGCAAGACGACCTTGCTCGTGAATCGTCTCGTATACCTGCTGATGAAGGAACCGGCTCCGGTTCCAATCACGCAGATCGTCGCCTTGACGTTCACCAACAAGGCGGCGACAGAAATGAAGGTGCGGCTACGGGAACGGCTTACTATCCTCGCCCATCCGGAGGCCGGTTCGATGCGATCGACTGACGGAGGGGTCGTTTCGCTCGATGCTCTGCGAGCGCGATACGGGCTCAGCGCCGATGCAGTTGCCGCGCGTGCCCAGGCCGGGCTCAACGATCTCGAGAAGGCCCAGATCGGCACCCTTCACAGTTTCGCCGCACACGTGTTGCGCCTCCATCCACTGGAAAGCGTGGTCGATCCTGATTTCAAGGAGGACGACGGCTTGCGCTTTGAGGAACAGTTTACGGCCGCGTGGGATTGCTGGCTTGACCAGGAATTGAGCCTCGCTGGGCAACACCATCGAGTATGGCGATCCGTGTTGTCATCGACCACGCTCGAGGCGGTCAGAACCTTGACCCGGTCCTTGTGCAGTGAATTGGTTGATCTCGACGCTCTGCAGCATCAACTCGAATCAACGGCAGTGCCGCCGGCGATGTCACGCTGGATACAGCAGATGGATGTTCAGGCGGAGCAGCTCTTGAAGGCATACGACCGGCCTAAACGCCGTAAAGTCGAGCACATGCTTGCCGCCACGGTGTCATTGATGCACCTCATGACAGAAAAAGGCTTGGCCGGCCGGGAAGATCTGACGACGGAGGAACGAGAATGGCTCGACAAAGATCTCGGGAATGCCGTCGCCGGATGGGAGAAAGCTGATTTCCGAGAGGCAGGCATCCTCATCGAGACGGCGCAACAGCTTCTATCGGTCGACCATGAATTCTTAACCAATCTTCTGAAGCTGGTCATCCCGCTGGTGCGGAACATTCGTGACGCCTTTGCTCGGCAAGGCTGGATTTCGTTTGATGGTCTGCTGGCACGGGCGCGAGCCTTGCTCTTCGAGCATCCGTCCGTCCGCGAGCGGATTAAGCGGGATTATCGAGCCGTATTGGTCGATGAGTTCCAGGATACGGATCCCGTACAGTACGAGATCATCCTCGCGGTCTCAGAGCGGCAGGGGAACCAGGCGGCGCACTGGCGGGAGATGGTCCTGGAGCCGGGAAAGCTCTTCATTGTGGGAGACCCCAAACAATCGATCTATGCCTTTCGACGCGCCGACATTGAAGCCTTTGATCTGGTTGTGGAGAAAGTGACGGCTGACGGTGGAGTGAGCCAGACGTTGACGACGAACTTCAGGAGCGACGCGGCCGTCTTGGAGCCGGTGAACGAGGTTTTCGACCGGCTGTTCGAGCGACGGTCACTGGTCCAACCGGCGAATGTTCGATTGGAGGTTCGCCCCCAACGGCGCCCGGCTTCGATAGAGCCGGGTGTTCGCCTCTGCGTGACGAGGCCGGATAGTGAAGACGAGACATTCGATGCGGCGGGAGCGACAAGAGCCGAGAGCGAAGTGCTGGTTCGCTGGCTGGCGGAGGAGGTCCTGAGCCGCGCTTCGATGAAACCAGGCTGCGTGGCGCTGCTGTTCAGGAAGCTCACGCAGGCGGATGCCTATCTCGATGCGTTGCGACGGCACAACATTCCCTATGTCATCGAGGGAGAAAAGCATTTCTATCGCCGCCAAGAAGTGATCGACTTCGTCAATCTGTTGCGCGTCTTGGATCATCCTCATGACGAGATCGCCATGGCTGGCCTCCTTCGTTCACCGCTTGGAGGGTTGACCGATCGGGATCTCTACGAGCTCAAGCAGGCGGGGCAGTTCGATTATCTCCACGCGGTGCGTCTTGAAACGTGGCCACATGGGTGTGCCTCCGCTGTTCGGAGGCTCTTCGAACACCTAGCTTGGCTCCATCGAGCTATTGCGGTTCTGCCGTTGGTCGAGGCCATCAAGCTGATATTTGACCGATTACCGGTCCTCGATTTGGCCGCGGCGTCGCTCCATGGCGAACAAGCCGTGGCGAACCTCATGAAGATCAAGCAGACCGCTGCCGCATTGGCCGACCGCCCTCACATGACCTTGAGCGGATTTGTGGATCTGATGATCGCCCGGCTTGAAGAACAGCCGGATGAGTCGGAGAGTCCCCTTGCCGAGGAGTCTCTCGAAGCGGTGCATGTGTTGACGATTCATAAGGCCAAGGGGTTGGAATTTCCAATCGTCGTTCTGCCGGGGCTCCACCAGGGGAGCGGTCGGGAGCGGAGTACGCCGCAGGTCTCGCATGATTGGTCGAGCGGAACCTATGGTCTCTCTCTGGAGCGCTATCAGTCGCTCGGGGCGCTGCTCGTCCACAACAAACTACGGTTGAGAGAGGAGGCGGAACGGCGGCGCGTGCTCTATGTGGGGATGACGAGAGCCAAAGAGTTGTTGCTGTTGTCGGGGGGCATCACCGCGCGTTCGGTCGGCGAAACGGTCTTCGAGCTGTTGCAGAATATCGGGACGGGCGAGATCGGCGCGGTCTCGACTGAGGCATTGAAAATCGGGGGCAGCTCGATCCCCCACCGGGTTGTCGCAGCTCCTGAGCGAAAGCGGCCTCGCCGACGTCTGGGCAAAGCAGGCGGCGGGACATTGATCGACCCGCATGAAATTGCCGAACTGTGGAAGGCGAGGACAGTCAGATGGAAAGAGGCGTGTGAGACCCCTTCTCATCTGACGCCGACGGTATTGGGCAAACGAGTGGCGCTGATCCGAGGTGAGACCACTTCTGTTCGACCGGATGCGGCGGTTGGGCGGTTAGCCGGTGTGGTGGCTCACCGCCTGCTCGAGCGGTGGGATTTCTCACAGGACCCCTCCGGGTTGCTTGAGCAGGTTGTCACTGCCATTCAAGCGGCTCTTGGACCAGACGACCAGTCCTATGCGGGCGCAGTCGCCGAGTCCGTACACGATCTCCTTGCGACGTTCGGCCGATCGGAAGCCTATGCACGTCTCCGTTCCGCCCAGATCCTTGGCCGCGAAGTCCCGTTCGTCATACCGTGGGGAGATAGGCAGGTCATGGAAGGAATCATAGACCTCATCTACCGGTTGGATGGAGAGCTCTGGGTCGCCGACTATAAAACGGATACTGTATCGCCCGATCAGGCAGCGGGTCGCGCAGAGCTGTACCGACCTCAGAGTGAGGTATATAAAGTTGCGGTTCGACAAAGCCTCGGAGTCGAAGCGGTTCGATTCCACTGTCTTTTTTTGCGGTGTGCGACGGTAGTAGAGTTATAG
- a CDS encoding thioredoxin family protein has product MPNITLLVSPSCGACPSAKSLWKQLRVKYSFSYREVDITTKDGQELADRHSVRAVPATIIDGRLTFVGVPSRESAEKAIQLKIKQREG; this is encoded by the coding sequence ATGCCAAACATTACGTTACTCGTGTCGCCTAGTTGTGGAGCCTGTCCTTCGGCCAAGAGCCTGTGGAAACAGCTGCGAGTCAAATATAGCTTTTCGTACCGAGAGGTGGACATCACCACGAAAGACGGCCAAGAATTGGCGGACCGTCATTCGGTCCGTGCCGTTCCCGCGACCATTATCGATGGGCGATTGACGTTCGTTGGCGTTCCCAGTCGGGAAAGTGCGGAAAAAGCCATTCAATTGAAGATCAAACAGCGGGAAGGATAG